From the Malaclemys terrapin pileata isolate rMalTer1 chromosome 13, rMalTer1.hap1, whole genome shotgun sequence genome, one window contains:
- the GALK1 gene encoding galactokinase, which produces MAGRREADLGSLLAQARVAYRGAFAGADPEIAVSAPGRVNLIGEHTDYNQGFVLPMALQLGTVMVGSPRRDGTISIITTAEEAEEPKRVQFPAPTETNTLRPGEPHWANYVKGVIQHYRAGPLPGFNAVIASNVPLGGGLSSSASLEVATYTFLQQLCPDDGDLVAKALACQKAEHTFAGMPCGIMDQFISVMGKEGHALLIDCRSLETYLLPLTDPSLVVLIANSNVRHALTGSEYPTRRRQCEEAAKALGKASLREAYMADLEAAQALLSEEVYRRARHVIGEIERTSRAAQALQAKDYRTFGRLMVESHNSLRDDYEVSCPELDGLVAAALEVRGVYGSRMTGGGFGGCTVTLLEAGAAEEALQHIKEKYNGTATFYFTTPSDGAKAQPL; this is translated from the exons aTGGCCGGGCGAAGGGAGGCCGATCTCGGCTCGCTGCTGGCGCAGGCCCGGGTGGCGTACCGAGGGGCCTTTGCAGGGGCGGACCCTGAGATCGCGGTGTCAGCCCCCGGCAGGGTGAACCTGATCGGAGAGCACACGGACTACAACCAGGGCTTCGTGCTGCCTATG gccctgcagctgggcacCGTGATGGTCGGGAGCCCAAGGCGGGATGGAACGATATCCATCATTACAaccgcggaggaggcagaggagccCAAAAGGGTGCAGTTTCCAGCTCCGACAGAAACAAACACCCTGAGGCCTGGGGAACCTCACTGGGCCAACTATGTGAAGGGCGTGATCCAGCATTACCGGG CCGGTCCTCTCCCGGGCTTCAACGCAGTGATAGCCAGTAACGTCCCACTGGGTGGTGGCCTGTCTAGTTCAGCCTCGCTGGAAGTGGCTACGTATACCTTTCTGCAGCAGCTCTGCCCAG ATGATGGGGACTTAGTAGCCAAGGCTCTGGCATGCCAGAAGGCTGAGCACACCTTTGCTGGTATGCCCTGTGGGATCATGGACCAGTTCATATCTGTGATGGGCAAAGAGGGCCATGCATTGCTGATAGACTGCAG GTCGCTGGAGACTTACCTCTTGCCTTTGACCGACCCCAGCTTAGTGGTTCTCATCGCCAACTCCAACGTGCGGCACGCGCTGACGGGCAGCGAGTACCCTACGCGCCGGCGCCAGTGCGAGGAGGCAGCGAAGGCTCTGGGCAAGGCCAGTCTGAGGGAGGCCTATATGGCTGACTTGGAGG ctgcccaggccctgctgagTGAGGAGGTGTACCGGCGCGCGAGGCACGTCATCGGAGAAATAGAGCGCACCTCCCGGGCGGCGCAGGCGCTGCAGGCCAAGGACTACAGGACGTTCGGGAGGCTGATGGTGGAGAGTCACAACTCCCTCCG GGATGATTATGAGGTCAGCTGTCCTGAGCTGGATGGGCTGGTAGCTGCAGCGCTGGAAGTCCGTGGGGTTTATGGCAGCAGGATGACGGGCGGAGGCTTCGGAGGCTGCACCGTCACGCTGCTGGAGGCTGGAGCAGCAGAGGAAGCTCTGCAGCACATCAAG GAGAAGTACAATGGCACAGCTACCTTCTATTTCACCACGCCTTCAGATGGGGCAAAGGCACAGCCTCTGTAA